GAAGTCAGGGCAGAAGAACCGAACGTACTAACTAACCCCGAAGGGGCCATTCTCCAGTAACGATTGGTCCGAAGAAACCCGGCAGGTCAACCTAAGACGGGCTGGAGCTCGGCGCCGTCAACTCAGCGCGCCGCGACTCAGCCCTGCCGTTAGGCAGCCTCGACGGTAGTGTCTCAGTTTGAAATCAGGCGCTCTAGCGCGGACTGACCCTCAGCCTGTATGCTGGCCCTGCGATGCCGAAAGGACCAAAGGGCCAGAAAAGACCCGCCGACGTGATTAAGAACGCAGTACTGGTGATGCGAATCGCGACTGGTGATGCCGACGAGTCTGCTCCCGCAAAGGGTGTCGCCGGAGGCAAGCGCGGCGGGCGGGCGAGAGCCAAAGCCCTAACCCCTACCGAACGCCGCGACATCGCCAAGGTGGCCGCTCAGGCTCGCTGGAAGAAGGATTAGCTCGCCTTCTCGTTCTCGTCCGGCGCGTTCCTGCGCCATTCCACGTCGTCCGTGAAATCAAGCGGAAACTGAAGCGGCTCCTGGTCCGGATTGATCCGGTTCCAATGGTCGAAATCAATGGTGTGTCGAACCGCCTCTCCGACCATCTGTTCCCGCTTGTTGATCCCGGATTTCCGCATCTGTGATCTGGTCGCTTCGTCGATGTCCACCCAAAGCGTCAACTGCTGCCCGTTCGGCTGAGGCACGGTGAAGGCATGGTAGGCCCGGTAGTCTTCGCCGCTAACGTTGTCCTTCCTGGTTTCAAGTCGCGCAACCTCAGACAACTGCTTCGCCAGCATGTCCACAGGGTCAGCCGGCACCGGCATCGGCCAGCCGCGCTTCTTCAGCCAGGTCGCCAGGTTGTGGTGGTCCACTTCCTTTATTCCGGTGGTTCGCCGGTACTCATAGATCCAACGCGCAAGCTCTTGCCTTTTACCAGCCATCGTTATTCCTTCCCGTTGCGACTACGCATCCACCGGAGCAACATCGCCCCAGCCGTCCACCATCGCATTTGGAGTCACTATCGACCGAATCTTCACAAGATGATCGCTGAGGATGTTGAACTTGCCCGTAAATCGTCGGACCTGTCCCGCTACTAACCCTGGATGCACCTTGATTGTCTTGGCGAACCCGAGAACATCACGATCAGCGAAAAAGGGACTCTTGCGCGCAATGAATTTGTCGAGTTGTTCACTCGGCACACAGAAGTCTGCCGCAGCGGCATTCGCAACGGATTCTTCTTCGTTTACGCCTTGGAGTTGGGCATCAATGTCAGAATCCAGCATGGCCGCGCCAGCGCCGTGACGCTGAATGACGTGCTCAAGTTCATGTCGCAGCACAAACCAGAAATTATCGATTCGGTCGAATCGTAACGACATTCCGATCACGGGCGAGAAGTCGTCCAGCCAAAAACAAACCCCGTCTATCTTCGCGGTCGGCAGGGTTTCGACGATGACGTACCGGATGCCACACTCCGTTAGAACTTTCGGGACATGACGGGCTGCGTCGGCGTCACCCCTTAGCTCACCGAGGCGCTTTACGGCCGAACGCGCCGACGTGGGCGAATACCTAGCGGTCATCATGTCAGCCGCGATTTGCTTAACTCGGTACAACCAAGCGATCTGCGCCGGAGATGCAGGAGTCGCGACGGCCGTCTTCTTTGCCGCATGAGGAAGGACCGGAATGTCTTCAACCGACGAGACACCGAAGAACCGGATCAAGGCTTTCTCTACGCCCTGCGGGTCTGTCATGGCTGCATCAATCCATCCGCGCTTAATCATGTCGGCGACTGGAAGATCACCGAAAAGCGTGGCGCGTGTAGCGCGGCCGGGATCAGGTGCTGTCTTGAATCTCGCCACTGCGAGAGAGAAGTCCTGCTGAAGGTCCAGGAACGCTTCGGCGGGTACGCGAAACACCTCAGATAGTTGAAGCGCCATCGGGGCATCAATGACCCGCTGGTCCTTGACCATCCGAGTGACTGTTGCCTCGTCAACCTTCAGGACGATGGCGAGGACGCGCTTCGTCCATCCGCGCTCGGTCAGTAGCGCGTCGATAAGCTGGCCAGGGGTTCGGAAGCCGGAATAATCCACTTCCCAGAGACTACGCCCCACAAAAGGCGCGGTCAAGCGCAATTTGCACAAAACTGCAAACTGAACTTAATGCTTGACAAATAAGCGGTCTGGGCTTAACCTTTTACTTATGAACCGGCTGCCCGTCGCCAAGCGCGCACAAATCCTCTCGATGCTCTGTGAGGGGAACTCGATGCGCTCAGTGTCGCGCTTGGCCGACGTGTCCATCAACACCGTTTCCAAGCTCCTGGTTGACGCTGGCCGCGTCTGCGCGGCGTTCCATGAGGATCAGGTTCGCGGCGTGAAGGCGAAGCGGGTCCAGGTCGATGAAATCTGGTCGTTCACATATGCCAAGCGGAAGAACGTCACCGAGAAGATCGCGGAGGCTGTCGCGGGCGCTGGCGATACCTGGACGTGGACCGGCATCGATGCTGATTCCAAGCTCGTTATCTCATGGCTCGTAGGTGGCCGTGATGCCGGTTACGCGATCACGTTCATGAATGACCTTCGTTCGCGTCTGGCGAACCGGGTACAACTCACCAGCGACGGCCACAAGGCGTATCTGGTGGCCGTCGAAGAGGCGTTCGGTATGGACGTTGATTTCGCCCAGCTCATTAAGATTTACGGTACGGCGTCGGTCGAAGACCAGCGGCGCTACAGCCCTGCCGAATGCACTGGTTGCATCCCGACGCCGATCACTGGCGACCCTGACCCGAAGCACATTTCGACCAGCTTCGCGGAGCGCCAGAACCTCACCATGCGGATGCACATGCGCCGATTTACGCGCCTGACCAACGGGTTTTCAAAGAAACTCGAAAACCACATTCACATGGTGGCGATCTACACGGTGTTCTATAACTGGCTGAAGGTTCACAAGACGTTGCGCGTGACCCCGGCCATGCAAGCCGGTTTGACCGACCGCGTTTGGGACATGGCCGAGA
This is a stretch of genomic DNA from Vicinamibacterales bacterium. It encodes these proteins:
- a CDS encoding IS1 family transposase, with protein sequence MNRLPVAKRAQILSMLCEGNSMRSVSRLADVSINTVSKLLVDAGRVCAAFHEDQVRGVKAKRVQVDEIWSFTYAKRKNVTEKIAEAVAGAGDTWTWTGIDADSKLVISWLVGGRDAGYAITFMNDLRSRLANRVQLTSDGHKAYLVAVEEAFGMDVDFAQLIKIYGTASVEDQRRYSPAECTGCIPTPITGDPDPKHISTSFAERQNLTMRMHMRRFTRLTNGFSKKLENHIHMVAIYTVFYNWLKVHKTLRVTPAMQAGLTDRVWDMAEIVTLVDQVLAPEKSN